The genomic interval CTCCTACAGTTTTTCTCATCCGACATCCAAAGCCCAAGCAACAGCAAAGCTTTCGCCTTGCGGCGAGTCACTTTTCTTTGCTCGCGCAAAGAAAAGTAACCAAAAGAAAGCGCGCCCTGCCTACGCGCCCTCCGCGCTGCGCGCTCCGGGTCCGCGTCCATGACGGGGATTCGCGGAAGGGGCATCCTGCCCCTACCGCGAACGGCGCACATCCATGTGCGCCGCCCCTGCGGGGTTTTTCCCCGCCATGGCCGCCGCTGCGGAAGGGAACCCGGTACGGCAAAAGCAACAGCAAAGACAACAGCAACAGCGAAAGCAACAGCAACGACAACAGCAACAGCAACGGCAACAGCAACGGCAACGGCAACGGCAACGGCAACGGGAAGGCTACGCGGCGCTAGAGCAATCGGGCGCCCGGACACTGCAGCGGCGATACCCAGTGCTGGCTGTCGAAACCGGCTGCCGCGAACGCCGCCTGCACCGCCGGTGCGGCCGCCTCGGCTGCCGCGCGCGTCGGGAACCACGCGAAGATGCTGGGGCCGGCGCCGGAAATGCTCGCGCCCATCGCGCCCGCCGCCAGCGCGGCGTCCTTGGCCGCATCGAAGCCGACGATCAGCGGCGCACGCCGCGGCTCGATCAGCACATCGCGCAGCCCCGCCCGCACCAGCGCCTCGTCGCCGGCATGACACCCCGCCAGCACCAACGCCAGATTCGAACTCTGCGCCACGAACTCGCCGAGCCGGTAATCGCCGGCCAGTGCCTCGCGCGCACGGCGCGTCTCCAGGACCGCATCCGGATGCACCAGCAGGCTGTGCCAGGCCGCCGGCACCGGCACCGGCACCATCCGCTGCAAGGTCGACAGCACCAGCCCGCCCAACAGCATCGGGCCCAGGTTGTCGCCATGGCGGCTGCCGCTGGCCACCGCCTCACCCTCCAGCGCATACAGATACAGCTGTTCGCGCGACAAGGGCGCGTCCAGCAGCGCATTGGCCGCCACCAGCGCCGCCACGCACGACGCCGCCGAACCGCCCATGCCGGAGCTGAGCGGGATGCCCTTGTCGATCTCGAGTTCGAAACCGAACGGCAGCGCCAGCGCCTCGCGCAACGCGATCAGCGCCGCACCGGCGGTATTGCGCGCGGCCTCCAGCGGCAGCGCCACCGTGGTGCCACGGATCGCGGCGATGCGCACCTGCGGCGCATCGATGCGGCGTACGGTGACCGTGTCGCCAACGCCCTCCACCGCATAACCGAGCAAATCGAAGCCCACCGCCACATTGGCTACCGAGGCCGGCGCGAAGGCGCGCGCCTCGCGCGTCGCGGCGCGGGCAGCGGAATGCGGTTCTAGCGAGGTCTGCGCCTGACTCACAGCCGTGCGCCCTCGCCCGCCGCCACCCGCAGCAGGTCGGCGAACACGCCGGCCGCGGTCACTTCCGGACCGGCGCCGGGCCCCTGCACCACCAGCGGATTGTCGCAATAGCGGCGGGTGGTGAACTGCACCACGTTGTCGGTCAGGCGCAGGTTGGCGAAGGCATGCTCGGCCGGCAATTCCACCAGACCGACGCTGGGCGCGCGGTCCGGCGCCAGCTGCGCCACATAGCGCAATACGCAGCCGCGCGCCTTGGCCGCCTGCAGGCGCTGGGCGAACGCCGCATCCACTTCGTGCAGCCGCGCCATGAAGTCCTCCACGCTGGCCTGGCGCAGCGCTTCCGGCACCAGGCTCTCCACCGACACGTCCTCCAGGCTCAGCTCGCGCCCGGCCTCGCGTGCCAGGATCACCAACTTGCGTGCCACGTCGGTGCCGGACAGGTCGTCGCGCGGGTCCGGCTCGGTATAGCCCATGCCACGCGCATCGGTGACCAGCTGCGAGAACGGCACGCTGCCGTCGTACTTGTTGAACAGCCAGGCCAGGGTGCCGGAGAAGATGCCCTCTATCGCGGTGACCTCGTCGCCGGTATCGACCAGATCGCGCAGCGTGGTGATCACTGGCAGGCCGGCGCCGACGGTGGCCTCGTAGCGGAAGCGCGCGCCGCTGCCCTCGGCGGCGGCGCGGATCGCATGGAAACGCGCCAGCGGCCCGGCGCCGGCCTGTTTGTTCGGGGTGACCACATGGATGCCGGCGGCGAGCCAGTCGGCATAGCGGTCGGCGACGTCGGCGCTGCCGCTGCAATCGATGATGACCGCGTGCGGCAGGTGCGCCGACAGCAGATGCGCGGTGAACGCATCCAGGTCGGTGGGCTGCTGGCCGCTGGCGAAGGCCTGCCGCCAGTCGCCGCCGATCGCGCGCGGCTCCAGGCGCATCGCGCTGCGCGAGGCGATCGCGCGCAGGCGCAGGTCGAGGTTGGCCTTGGCCAGCAGTTGTGGCTGCGCCGCGCGCAGCTGATCGAGCAGCGCCGCGCCGACGTTGCCCGGGCCGATCACCCCGACCGAGAAGGTCTGCGGCGACAGCCAGAACCCGGCATGCGCTGCGCGCAGCGCCTTGGTCGCGTGCGCGCTGTCGATCGCCACCGAGATGTTGCGCTCCGACGACCCCTGCGCGATCGCCAGGATGTTGACCTGCGCGCGACCCAGCGATTCGAACAGGCGCGCCGCCACGCCCGGCTGCCCAGCCATGCCGTCGCCGACCGCGGCCAGCACGCTGATGCCGGTGGTCAGCTGCACCCGCTGCACCTGCCCGACCACCAACTCGTGCGCGAATGCCGACAGCAGCGCATCGCGCGCGCGTTCGCATTCGTTCTGCCGTACCACGCAGCAGATCGAATGTTCCGAAGACCCCTGCGAGATCATCACCACCGACACCCGCGCGTTGCGCAGCGCGGCGAACACGCGCTCGGCAGTGCCGGGCACGCCGATCAGGCCGGTGCCTTCCAGGTTCAGCACCGCCAGGTCCGGGCTCAGGGTCAGGCCCTTGATCGGGCCGCTGCTGTCGCTGCTGGCGGTGATGCGGGTGCCCGGGTGTTCGGGCTGGAAGGTGTTGCGGATGATGATCGGCAGGCCGCGCTCGATCGCCGGCGACATGGTCTGCGGATGCACCACCTTGGCGCCGAAATAGGCCAGCTCACAGGCCTCGTCGTAGCTCAGCGTTTCCAGCTGCACCGCTTCGGGCACCACCCGCGGGTCGGCCGACAGCACGCCGTCCACGTCGGTCCAGATATGCAGTTCGTCGGCATCGAACAACGCGGCGAAGATCGCGCCGGAGTAGTCGCTGCCGTTGCGGCCGAGCGTGGTGATGCGGCCGGCGCGGTCGCGGGCGACGAAGCCGGTGACCACGACGCGCTGCTGCGGATGCTGCTCGCGCCACGCCGCCAGGCGCGTTGCGCTGGCCTCCCAATCCACGTCCACGCCCAGTTCGCCGCGATCCACCACCAGCACCTCGCGCGCGTCCAGCACCGCGCAATCCTCGCCCAGCGCGCGCAGATGCTCGCCGAGCAATTGCGCCGAATACACCTCGCCCAGGCCCTGCACCCGGTCCAGCACCTCGCGCGGCAACTCGCCGATCACCGCCAGTGCACCGAGAATCTCGGCGAGATGGTCGAAGCGCGCATCCAGCCACTCCACGGTGCTCCCGGCGTGCTCGCCGAGCAGCGACACCGCCGCGGCGCGGTGCCGCGCGCGGGTCTCGTGCCAGCGCTCGCGCCAGTCGCTGTTCTCGCTGGCGGCCAGTTCGGCCAGGCCGATCAGCGCATCGGTCACCCCCTTCATCGCCGAGACCACGGTGATCTGCAGGGTTTCCGGGCGCGCCAGCAGAAGCTGCGCGACATGGCGATAGCGTTCGGCATCGGCCACCGAAGTGCCGCCGAACTTGTGGACGACGGTGCGCGCGGCGAGCGCGGGATCTGCGGCGGGAGCGGAAGCGACGGCGGGGGACGGCATGGGAGACCTCGGAGTGGAGGCCCCGCTCGCATCAGGCCGACGGGTTCCCCCGCATCCTGATCCGGGTGCGGGGCCGTGGGTTTCGACAGTTACGCGAAAACGACGGGCCGCACCGGGCGAATGGTGTGGGTGGTAATACCGGTGGTAATGCCCGCACTGCACGCGGCCGGGCGCCGAAGCGCGAGCGGCATGAAGCTGGTGACGAGGGCGAGAACGTTGGGCATGAGCGCAAGAGGACATCATGCGCCGGGGTGCTGTCAAGCGCTGTCTGCCGATGGCGGCATGCGGCTGGCACCCGGATCGATCGGTTGCAAAAGTTACTATCGGGCGCGGGGTTGCAGACGCTTCGCCGGCGGCACCGCGCAAGTGCTTATCTGCGTGGTGGCTTGGTCAAGTTGCCTGCGCTACCACGCTGCCAGGTCGATCGCCGTGGTGTCGCCGAACCGCGCAACCGCTTCACGATCTTGTCCACGATCCTGGACAGTTCGGACGCGATCAGCGCGACCATTGTCAGGAGCATCATGCCGAGCGCAGCGAGTATGGGATTCATGCGCCGCACTGTAGAACGCCATTTTTGCTGGCCCATGGTTGCAACGACAAAAACGACGCGCGGTTGCGCGGTGTTCAGTGGCGCGGCTCGTCATTGACCACGCAATTCCATGTGCTGGAGCAATCGATACCACACGTCCCGCCATCGGCGGCTGCGCCAGGCGCGCGGAACTGTCTTCCGCGCGCCTGGCGCCCTCATCAATAATGCTGCTGGTTGTCCGCAGGCGGCTGCTGCTGTTGCTGTGGATTGGTGGTGGGCGATTGCGGATCGGTGGTCGGGGTGGCCGGCGTCGCCGGGGCGGTTGCCGGATCGGCACCGGTCGAGGTGCCGGTGGCATCGCCGCTGGTCACAGGCGCACTGCTGCCGCCCGCGGGGCTGCCATCGGCCGCCGCGGGCGGTGTCGCAGCGTTCTGGTCCTGCGCATTCTTGTCGCCATCGCGATGGCAAGCGGCCAAGGCCGCCACCATCGAACCGATCAATACAA from Xanthomonas sp. DAR 34887 carries:
- the thrA gene encoding bifunctional aspartate kinase/homoserine dehydrogenase I, producing MPSPAVASAPAADPALAARTVVHKFGGTSVADAERYRHVAQLLLARPETLQITVVSAMKGVTDALIGLAELAASENSDWRERWHETRARHRAAAVSLLGEHAGSTVEWLDARFDHLAEILGALAVIGELPREVLDRVQGLGEVYSAQLLGEHLRALGEDCAVLDAREVLVVDRGELGVDVDWEASATRLAAWREQHPQQRVVVTGFVARDRAGRITTLGRNGSDYSGAIFAALFDADELHIWTDVDGVLSADPRVVPEAVQLETLSYDEACELAYFGAKVVHPQTMSPAIERGLPIIIRNTFQPEHPGTRITASSDSSGPIKGLTLSPDLAVLNLEGTGLIGVPGTAERVFAALRNARVSVVMISQGSSEHSICCVVRQNECERARDALLSAFAHELVVGQVQRVQLTTGISVLAAVGDGMAGQPGVAARLFESLGRAQVNILAIAQGSSERNISVAIDSAHATKALRAAHAGFWLSPQTFSVGVIGPGNVGAALLDQLRAAQPQLLAKANLDLRLRAIASRSAMRLEPRAIGGDWRQAFASGQQPTDLDAFTAHLLSAHLPHAVIIDCSGSADVADRYADWLAAGIHVVTPNKQAGAGPLARFHAIRAAAEGSGARFRYEATVGAGLPVITTLRDLVDTGDEVTAIEGIFSGTLAWLFNKYDGSVPFSQLVTDARGMGYTEPDPRDDLSGTDVARKLVILAREAGRELSLEDVSVESLVPEALRQASVEDFMARLHEVDAAFAQRLQAAKARGCVLRYVAQLAPDRAPSVGLVELPAEHAFANLRLTDNVVQFTTRRYCDNPLVVQGPGAGPEVTAAGVFADLLRVAAGEGARL
- a CDS encoding homoserine kinase, giving the protein MSQAQTSLEPHSAARAATREARAFAPASVANVAVGFDLLGYAVEGVGDTVTVRRIDAPQVRIAAIRGTTVALPLEAARNTAGAALIALREALALPFGFELEIDKGIPLSSGMGGSAASCVAALVAANALLDAPLSREQLYLYALEGEAVASGSRHGDNLGPMLLGGLVLSTLQRMVPVPVPAAWHSLLVHPDAVLETRRAREALAGDYRLGEFVAQSSNLALVLAGCHAGDEALVRAGLRDVLIEPRRAPLIVGFDAAKDAALAAGAMGASISGAGPSIFAWFPTRAAAEAAAPAVQAAFAAAGFDSQHWVSPLQCPGARLL